Proteins from a genomic interval of Gordonia sp. SL306:
- a CDS encoding thiolase C-terminal domain-containing protein, giving the protein MRKVAVVGAGMTPFAEHFALGVKDLVPMAFADCVASVDKGIDKHDIEAAWFGAVGATDGFASGIVADSLGIDGIPVTRVENSCATGNDAIRNAVYAIGSGAVDVALVAGADKLRETASKNVVWEWEAISRDMAWEYPLGLVAPAGVALHVNRYFHESPATREHLAMVAVKNHRHGANNPKARLQFEITAEQALSAPTVVEPFSVYDCAPLSDGAAAMILVSEDIADRYTSRPVWVAGVGLGLDSMMHQHKTDLTTFPATVRAAQRAFAMAGVTPADVDVAEVHDFFTGIELISYEDLGFANRFEGYKLLESGDTTIGGSLPVNTSGGLKSKGHPPGATGIGQCVELFEQLRGSAVNQVDGARIGLAHNVGGPTSVAAVTILSQDPRL; this is encoded by the coding sequence ATGAGGAAGGTCGCGGTCGTCGGGGCCGGAATGACCCCGTTCGCGGAGCATTTCGCGCTCGGTGTGAAGGATCTCGTCCCGATGGCGTTCGCGGATTGCGTTGCATCGGTGGACAAGGGGATCGACAAGCACGACATCGAGGCCGCGTGGTTCGGCGCGGTGGGTGCGACGGATGGTTTCGCATCGGGCATCGTGGCCGACTCCCTCGGCATCGACGGGATCCCGGTGACCCGGGTGGAGAACTCGTGTGCCACCGGCAACGACGCGATCCGCAACGCGGTGTACGCCATCGGGTCGGGTGCGGTGGACGTGGCCCTGGTCGCCGGCGCCGACAAGCTGCGCGAGACCGCGTCGAAGAACGTCGTCTGGGAGTGGGAGGCGATCTCGCGCGACATGGCGTGGGAGTACCCGCTTGGCCTCGTCGCCCCGGCCGGGGTGGCCCTGCACGTCAACCGGTACTTTCACGAATCGCCCGCCACCCGGGAACATCTGGCCATGGTCGCGGTCAAGAACCATCGCCACGGCGCCAACAACCCCAAGGCCAGGCTGCAGTTCGAGATCACCGCAGAGCAAGCGCTTTCGGCGCCAACGGTGGTGGAACCGTTCAGCGTCTACGACTGCGCCCCGCTGAGCGACGGCGCCGCCGCGATGATCCTGGTGTCCGAGGACATCGCCGACCGCTACACCAGCCGTCCCGTATGGGTGGCCGGGGTGGGCCTCGGGCTGGATTCGATGATGCACCAGCACAAGACCGACCTGACGACCTTCCCCGCGACAGTGCGGGCCGCGCAGCGGGCGTTCGCCATGGCCGGTGTCACCCCGGCCGACGTCGACGTCGCCGAGGTCCATGACTTCTTCACCGGCATCGAACTCATCAGTTATGAGGATCTGGGCTTCGCCAACCGGTTCGAAGGTTACAAGCTCCTCGAATCGGGCGACACCACGATCGGGGGCTCCCTTCCGGTGAACACCAGTGGGGGTCTGAAGTCCAAGGGGCATCCGCCGGGTGCGACCGGCATCGGCCAGTGTGTCGAACTGTTCGAACAGCTTCGGGGTTCGGCGGTGAACCAGGTCGACGGAGCACGGATAGGATTGGCGCAC